A genomic window from Spiroplasma endosymbiont of Labia minor includes:
- the potA gene encoding spermidine/putrescine ABC transporter ATP-binding protein: MEQQHILELRNVTKEYDGNVILKGISFNIFKGEFITLLGPSGCGKTTTLNIIAGFESTNAGEVLFENKDLLSQSIEKRQINTIFQGYGLFPHMDVFDNVAYGLKIAKVKRDIIFKEVIKHLNLVGLKGYEYKKINELSGGQKQRVAIARALIKKPKILLLDEPMSALDVKLRKQMQEELKRLQEEIGITFILVTHDQEEALTLSDRIVLLNQGKIQQIGTPEEIYNEPENFWVANFVGESNIIQNGEFIEDLKVKFDGKIFNCVDKGFGNNETNIDIVIRPEDIDIEDFGNGYFDGIVESAIFKGVWWEIIVKTKYRNWLVHTTDLVDENEKVAIKWNVEDIHIMWKEIDD; the protein is encoded by the coding sequence ATGGAACAACAACATATTTTAGAATTACGTAATGTTACTAAAGAATATGATGGAAATGTTATTTTGAAAGGTATCAGTTTTAACATTTTCAAGGGAGAATTTATTACGTTGCTTGGCCCTTCTGGATGTGGTAAAACAACAACATTAAATATTATTGCTGGATTTGAATCAACAAATGCAGGAGAAGTTTTGTTTGAAAATAAAGATTTGTTAAGTCAGTCAATTGAAAAAAGACAGATAAATACAATTTTTCAAGGCTATGGTTTATTTCCGCATATGGATGTTTTTGATAATGTGGCGTATGGTTTAAAAATCGCTAAAGTAAAAAGAGATATTATTTTTAAAGAAGTAATAAAACATTTAAATTTAGTTGGTTTAAAAGGGTATGAGTATAAAAAAATTAATGAATTATCTGGAGGGCAAAAACAACGTGTAGCTATTGCAAGAGCGTTAATTAAAAAACCAAAAATATTATTATTAGATGAGCCAATGTCTGCATTGGATGTAAAATTGAGAAAGCAAATGCAAGAAGAGCTAAAAAGATTGCAAGAAGAAATAGGGATTACTTTTATTTTAGTAACACATGATCAAGAAGAGGCATTAACTTTATCTGACCGAATTGTTTTACTAAATCAAGGAAAAATACAGCAGATAGGAACGCCAGAAGAAATTTATAATGAACCAGAAAATTTTTGAGTTGCAAACTTTGTTGGTGAATCAAACATTATTCAAAATGGTGAATTTATAGAAGATTTAAAAGTAAAATTTGATGGTAAAATTTTCAATTGTGTAGATAAAGGTTTTGGGAATAATGAGACAAACATTGATATTGTAATTAGACCAGAAGACATAGATATTGAAGATTTTGGAAATGGTTATTTTGATGGTATTGTTGAATCGGCAATTTTTAAAGGTGTTTGATGAGAAATTATTGTAAAAACAAAATATCGCAATTGATTAGTGCACACAACCGATTTAGTTGATGAAAATGAAAAAGTTGCAATCAAATGAAATGTTGAAGATATTCATATTATGTGAAAAGAAATAGATGATTAG
- the rpmB gene encoding 50S ribosomal protein L28 produces MARKDAITGKGPMTGNKRSHALNTTKRKWNLNLQKVQIMNEKGNIETVRVSARTLRTLNKRSQTV; encoded by the coding sequence ATGGCAAGAAAAGATGCAATTACAGGTAAAGGTCCAATGACTGGTAATAAAAGATCACACGCGTTAAATACTACAAAACGTAAATGAAATTTAAATTTACAAAAAGTTCAAATAATGAATGAAAAAGGTAATATTGAAACAGTACGTGTATCTGCTCGTACTTTAAGAACCTTAAATAAACGTTCACAAACAGTTTAA
- a CDS encoding ABC transporter permease, which produces MKNWWLSFKTDFEFRVLSSWKRLIKFFGICIVPIIYAIICIVAFWNPIPNIGKASMAFLDEDAKKTLIIKEKDLTQVVTSKFYVVDDSKIIVDENVYGKFGEENFKYKNWFHDNNGKSVTVLNDSTSSITIDENLYSIKYFNTWDLFKNVLTKQDITRQDTETKFSVSINAAGQSIDFNNISYLKNDDAKNAFKDKKYYVQFLIKENFLQTILVNLSNVLTFDSLNPSFDYKDIPSIDMWSTFSHNFIFGYYLNTVGEFKSALLIDLIGSLLNVAGNLIINDINDDISAIVDKIIDNNAITFDDAKNNAPTQIIDTASNANLVDWTTNNDSQAAADNRYVLSDTTSDTTNSLFGNISETNSQLDPTNTGVYKDTGYVKKMITNFHNIVESDIFKFLISLDTSNNLGSLKTKIESLYNNRQVINKILWDYAHEIDWRTDNQKVAVNAFGSSYISMALNNKTVVNSIEKAVPFFDTSVDGNLTLTKLFTNGTDEITQYAQVQLFKQNLETWLKTNFSGSTLAAILSEMVSKITDAPKNISGIFNIEIQGIENGLYGIGLGEFFLLIGMFVGTLMQTFVYDRAKRSKKANAIQYYLGKVTLMMITGFLQVTLLTLAVVAAGWWVLGAGTILLLWLWLLAIEATFVAIISSLWFSLKDETVGKFVVVVYMVLNLASGWGTFPAFMQFGFFDFVSNIVPFTYALHGIGSIVYGIGSIGINLADTLYILMQWGILWIFFAVFISLGIGMSILRNREILFGSYKAKWIIDGLTALNMGKELNEFKLDNHKYNWKSLGNDWNKDLYWKVRELHPFEGKFKWFKNKVREPELKPNYSDDDIISRNE; this is translated from the coding sequence ATGAAAAATTGATGGTTATCTTTTAAAACAGATTTTGAATTTAGAGTTTTATCTTCATGAAAAAGACTAATTAAATTTTTTGGAATTTGTATTGTACCAATTATTTATGCCATTATATGTATTGTAGCTTTTTGAAACCCAATTCCAAATATTGGTAAAGCATCAATGGCATTTTTGGATGAAGATGCAAAAAAAACATTAATTATAAAAGAAAAAGATTTAACACAAGTTGTTACTTCAAAATTTTATGTTGTGGATGATTCAAAAATTATTGTAGATGAAAATGTTTATGGTAAATTTGGTGAAGAAAATTTCAAATATAAAAACTGATTCCATGATAATAACGGTAAATCCGTAACTGTTTTAAATGATTCCACATCATCAATAACAATAGATGAAAATTTATATAGTATAAAATATTTTAATACTTGAGATTTATTTAAAAATGTTTTGACAAAACAAGATATTACAAGGCAAGACACAGAAACTAAATTTTCAGTATCAATAAATGCAGCAGGTCAAAGTATAGATTTTAACAACATTAGTTACTTAAAAAATGATGATGCAAAAAATGCTTTTAAAGATAAAAAATATTATGTGCAATTTTTGATTAAAGAAAATTTTCTGCAAACTATCTTAGTTAATTTAAGTAATGTATTAACATTTGATTCATTAAATCCTAGTTTTGATTATAAAGATATACCAAGTATAGATATGTGATCGACATTTTCACATAACTTTATTTTTGGTTATTATTTAAATACAGTAGGAGAATTTAAATCTGCATTATTAATTGATTTAATAGGTTCACTACTTAATGTTGCTGGTAATTTAATTATAAATGATATCAATGATGATATTAGTGCAATAGTTGATAAAATTATTGATAATAACGCTATAACTTTTGATGATGCCAAAAACAATGCACCAACACAAATTATCGACACAGCAAGTAATGCAAATTTAGTTGATTGAACAACAAACAATGATTCACAAGCTGCAGCAGATAATAGATATGTTCTTTCAGATACAACATCAGACACTACAAATTCTTTATTTGGTAATATTTCAGAGACAAACTCACAATTAGATCCAACAAATACTGGAGTTTATAAAGATACTGGTTATGTTAAAAAAATGATTACAAATTTTCATAATATTGTTGAATCTGATATCTTTAAATTCTTAATTTCATTAGATACATCAAATAATTTGGGAAGTTTAAAAACAAAAATTGAATCTTTATATAATAATAGACAAGTAATCAATAAAATTTTATGAGATTACGCTCACGAAATAGATTGACGTACAGATAATCAAAAAGTTGCTGTTAATGCTTTCGGTTCATCATATATTAGTATGGCTTTAAATAATAAAACGGTTGTTAATTCAATCGAAAAAGCTGTACCTTTTTTTGATACAAGTGTAGATGGTAATTTGACTTTAACTAAATTGTTTACAAATGGAACTGATGAAATTACACAATATGCACAAGTTCAATTATTTAAACAAAATTTGGAAACTTGATTAAAAACTAATTTTTCTGGATCAACATTAGCAGCTATTTTAAGTGAAATGGTTTCTAAAATAACAGATGCTCCAAAAAACATCAGTGGAATTTTTAATATTGAAATTCAAGGTATTGAAAATGGACTATATGGTATTGGACTTGGAGAATTCTTTCTATTAATTGGTATGTTTGTTGGAACATTAATGCAAACGTTTGTTTATGATAGAGCTAAACGTTCTAAAAAAGCAAATGCAATACAATATTACTTAGGTAAAGTCACTTTAATGATGATTACTGGATTCTTGCAAGTCACTTTATTAACTCTAGCAGTAGTAGCTGCAGGTTGATGAGTGTTAGGTGCAGGAACAATTTTATTACTCTGATTATGATTGCTTGCAATAGAAGCGACATTTGTTGCAATAATTTCTTCACTGTGATTTTCTTTAAAAGATGAAACGGTTGGCAAATTTGTTGTTGTTGTTTATATGGTTTTAAATTTAGCATCTGGTTGAGGTACATTTCCAGCCTTTATGCAATTTGGTTTCTTTGATTTTGTTTCAAATATAGTTCCATTTACATATGCTCTCCATGGAATAGGATCAATAGTTTATGGAATAGGATCAATTGGTATAAATTTAGCTGATACTTTGTATATCCTAATGCAATGAGGAATTTTATGAATATTTTTTGCGGTATTCATTTCATTGGGAATAGGGATGTCAATTTTAAGAAATAGAGAAATTTTATTTGGTTCTTATAAAGCAAAATGAATAATTGATGGTTTGACTGCTTTGAATATGGGGAAAGAGCTAAATGAATTTAAATTAGATAATCACAAATATAATTGAAAATCTCTTGGAAATGATTGAAATAAGGATTTGTATTGAAAAGTCAGAGAGTTACATCCGTTTGAAGGTAAATTTAAGTGATTTAAAAATAAAGTAAGAGAACCCGAATTAAAACCAAATTATTCAGATGATGATATTATTTCAAGGAATGAATAA
- the potB gene encoding spermidine/putrescine ABC transporter permease: protein MKKKLENQSAKDISEKILESAEKETVANNSERVLKYKWQKFKNSKVLFKISHSVFPIVLPFIIVMIFLIIIPLIGIIVYSIVKPTGNSLLFEISFENFIKMFTDKNIMMALLLSVLYALIAAFLCIILGYPIAYIMWRLKSKLLAKNIWVLVTMPIWISMLMKVLGLQSLFYILAPGLLGTPIAVIIGMIYMFLPFAITPIYNALETFDPELERASRDLGAGSIRTFWAVIFRQTIFGMITGFSLVIVQASTSLLVVHYIGNGKITLIATIIESYFFKGSNFGYGAAISVVLAFLILILMIIFKLLSNRAEYSKRRAKIKGV from the coding sequence ATGAAAAAAAAATTAGAAAATCAATCAGCAAAAGATATTAGTGAAAAAATTTTGGAATCTGCAGAAAAAGAAACAGTGGCTAATAATTCTGAAAGAGTACTAAAATATAAATGACAAAAATTCAAAAATTCAAAAGTACTTTTCAAAATTTCTCATTCAGTTTTTCCAATTGTATTACCGTTTATAATTGTAATGATTTTTTTGATAATAATTCCATTGATTGGAATTATAGTTTATTCAATTGTTAAACCAACTGGAAATTCGCTATTATTTGAAATTTCATTTGAAAATTTCATTAAAATGTTTACAGACAAAAATATAATGATGGCTTTGTTATTATCAGTACTGTATGCATTAATTGCTGCTTTTTTGTGTATTATTTTAGGATATCCGATTGCATATATAATGTGAAGATTAAAATCAAAATTATTGGCAAAAAATATTTGAGTATTAGTAACTATGCCAATTTGAATCTCTATGTTAATGAAAGTTTTGGGTTTACAATCTTTGTTTTATATTTTGGCACCAGGTCTATTGGGTACACCAATTGCAGTTATTATTGGTATGATCTATATGTTTTTACCATTTGCAATTACACCAATATATAATGCTTTAGAAACTTTTGACCCCGAATTAGAAAGAGCATCAAGAGATTTAGGAGCAGGTTCAATTAGAACTTTTTGAGCAGTGATTTTTAGACAAACTATTTTTGGAATGATAACTGGTTTTAGTTTAGTGATAGTTCAAGCATCAACCTCTCTTTTGGTTGTACATTATATTGGTAATGGAAAAATAACATTAATTGCAACAATTATAGAATCTTACTTTTTTAAAGGTTCAAATTTTGGTTATGGTGCTGCAATTTCAGTAGTTTTAGCCTTTTTGATTTTGATTTTAATGATAATCTTTAAATTATTATCAAACAGAGCAGAATATTCAAAACGCAGAGCAAAAATAAAAGGAGTGTAG
- a CDS encoding DAK2 domain-containing protein, which produces MENIKILTSMINSGANLLYNNYPHIDKLNVFPVPDGDTGTNMNLTITNGINSLLETNSTSIGDLMQKFARGLIMGARGNSGVIFSQIIKGFSKGLTDAEELSVVNWKKALNEGKQIAYAAVMKPVEGTILTVIRETADQANQLPNDTPIKEFWNKIIEFANISLENTPNLLQALKDVGVVDSGGFGLVKFLEGMNNYIQHGKVIPKTKKLETNEGQNIEMNIEDGEFGYCTEAIVMLMSEWIDKLDVNITKQTFESYGNTSIVAVKDDDILKIHTHALTPGQILTYLQQFGDFKTIKIENMSLQADKQVKGGNPGIKTQHSQIHSERKLVNNMALIGVTSSKAMQEYFKNELNFDYVIDGGSKMNPSTSDFLKAIEYVDAKTVFIFPNNSNVILAAKQAKDLEKKSRVIVIPSKTIPQGMTSMLAYDPSETFKKNESIMNRALKNVISLSISTASKDSETDGIKIKEGQYIAIVDKKITLATKKMMDIFEKSLGKLITSKTEIVTIFIGESASVQDVNDLRKFIDENFDIEYEMVESGQKIYEFIIGIE; this is translated from the coding sequence ATGGAAAATATAAAAATACTTACAAGCATGATTAATTCAGGTGCAAATTTACTTTATAATAATTATCCACATATAGATAAATTGAATGTTTTTCCTGTTCCGGATGGTGATACAGGAACTAATATGAATTTGACTATTACAAATGGAATCAACAGTCTTTTAGAAACTAATTCTACTTCTATTGGTGATTTGATGCAAAAATTTGCTCGTGGTTTAATAATGGGTGCTCGTGGTAATTCGGGAGTTATTTTTTCACAAATTATAAAAGGATTTTCAAAAGGTTTAACAGATGCAGAAGAATTATCAGTTGTAAATTGAAAAAAAGCTTTAAATGAAGGTAAACAAATTGCATATGCTGCAGTTATGAAACCAGTTGAAGGAACAATTTTAACAGTTATTCGTGAAACTGCAGATCAAGCAAATCAATTACCAAATGATACTCCAATAAAAGAATTTTGAAATAAAATTATTGAATTTGCAAATATTTCACTAGAAAATACACCAAATCTATTACAAGCATTAAAAGATGTAGGTGTTGTTGACTCAGGTGGATTTGGATTAGTTAAATTTTTGGAAGGTATGAATAATTATATTCAACATGGTAAAGTAATACCAAAAACTAAAAAATTGGAAACTAATGAAGGCCAAAATATTGAGATGAATATTGAAGATGGCGAATTTGGTTATTGTACAGAAGCTATAGTTATGCTAATGTCAGAGTGAATTGATAAATTAGATGTAAATATAACTAAACAAACTTTTGAATCTTATGGAAATACTTCAATTGTTGCAGTTAAAGATGACGATATTTTAAAAATTCATACCCATGCATTAACTCCGGGTCAAATTTTAACTTATTTACAACAATTTGGTGATTTTAAAACAATTAAAATCGAAAACATGTCTTTACAAGCGGATAAACAAGTTAAAGGTGGAAATCCAGGAATTAAAACACAACATAGTCAAATTCATTCTGAACGTAAATTGGTAAATAACATGGCTTTAATTGGTGTTACATCTTCAAAAGCAATGCAAGAATATTTTAAAAATGAATTAAATTTTGATTATGTAATTGATGGTGGTTCAAAAATGAATCCGTCAACATCAGATTTTCTAAAAGCAATTGAATATGTGGATGCAAAAACAGTGTTTATATTCCCAAACAATAGTAATGTAATTTTAGCCGCAAAACAGGCAAAAGATTTAGAAAAAAAATCAAGAGTTATAGTTATTCCTTCAAAAACAATTCCACAAGGTATGACTTCAATGCTTGCATACGATCCTTCAGAGACATTCAAAAAAAATGAATCTATAATGAATAGAGCTTTAAAAAATGTTATTTCTTTATCTATTTCTACAGCATCAAAAGATTCAGAAACAGATGGAATTAAAATCAAAGAGGGACAATATATTGCTATTGTTGATAAAAAAATTACTTTGGCTACAAAAAAAATGATGGATATTTTTGAAAAATCATTAGGCAAATTAATCACATCTAAAACAGAAATTGTTACTATTTTTATTGGTGAATCTGCATCTGTCCAAGATGTCAATGATTTACGAAAATTCATTGATGAAAATTTCGATATTGAATATGAAATGGTAGAATCTGGACAAAAAATATATGAATTTATTATTGGAATAGAATAA
- a CDS encoding extracellular solute-binding protein, translating to MIKLFRTSYFALIILFIYIPISIVIVFSFNSGQSVFNWNGFTTDWYATFFRNSPFIKSIVTSLFVAMISTTISVIIGVLASVGLSRLKPISRSAWFSIANIPLINADVITAVSLMAVFIIAGMKFGIVTLIMAHVSFNVPYVLITVMPRIKIVDKNLINASSDLGASKFQTFFKIILPMLRPVIITATVICFAMSFDDFIISYFTSGGDTNVSTFIYSAKKIKPYVFAFGTILVAIIAFAIIIWNIINIISQKKQESIKQIRDGKYKLKQVMNLQKKINKYQEILNSKTKIKITGNLILLIKYIWLKIKILLIKIKRYDQKIQKLEWKIYRLKDEIRYEKKLRINNAKSKKRLEQLKTLIINNEKKQRKQRIQNALVKLENKVEKQRLEINWYDNHARHIQEKIDGIDDLIFNLKNNQLNTANISKKSERWYAKKYKALEFKKAILIEGKIKYKLRMAVNRIEEIQKIKTKKQVDIAVKLNEIKNKVFIRIPLVSEINIDKMQQRLNFYRHKLINKEQKLDDLYKVISRKIAEILNPDNDKYRPKIWISRSWKWLVALIVFAASFTGLTVAYIRNNIYDLIIANWGEYIDIDLIGKFENEFNVNVNYQEYDSNETLYNKLYTIDYDVMMPSDYMVQRLEQENRLEKLNVDKLKMWGKTASSDYYNKSQDNKDLEISSKLLDVMSSSKIESGSNENLSITDYSVPYFWGDLIVVVNSTHVGIKDWLFNTYNAKLTANTSSEIDESSLSWDIFQKAADSGFNVVLNFDAKNIFQIGLQQLYQTENANDLAEIDAASVYVKNLVTKNNVFLQGDELMTTLGSGNFDIAMVYNGDAIWSNKVFNHEDDDNASNDKSNIFYFGRPGRNGMGTNVFSDNMVMSKNSKHKDLAYNFINFMYENALDNTKSVGLTSPVQKAIDDVVMDDQFKRYASIYQPLIDQNTNYKSEAFKFNAKIDNYMMDLFNSIISGKN from the coding sequence ATGATTAAATTATTTAGAACTTCTTATTTTGCTTTAATAATTTTATTTATTTATATTCCCATTTCTATTGTAATAGTTTTTTCATTTAACTCTGGTCAATCGGTATTTAATTGAAACGGTTTTACAACAGATTGATATGCAACCTTTTTTCGTAACTCACCATTTATAAAATCAATAGTTACATCGTTATTTGTTGCGATGATATCAACAACTATTTCCGTAATTATCGGAGTTTTGGCCTCTGTTGGTTTATCAAGATTAAAACCAATTAGTAGATCTGCTTGATTTTCAATAGCAAATATTCCATTAATTAATGCAGATGTTATTACTGCTGTTTCTTTAATGGCTGTTTTTATAATTGCTGGTATGAAATTTGGAATCGTTACTTTAATTATGGCCCATGTCTCTTTTAACGTTCCATATGTTTTGATCACAGTAATGCCAAGAATTAAAATTGTTGACAAGAATTTAATTAATGCTTCATCTGATTTGGGTGCATCAAAATTTCAAACATTTTTTAAAATAATTTTACCTATGTTGAGGCCAGTGATAATTACTGCAACAGTAATTTGTTTCGCAATGTCGTTTGATGATTTTATTATTTCATATTTCACAAGTGGTGGTGATACAAATGTTTCTACATTTATTTATTCTGCTAAAAAAATTAAACCATATGTATTTGCATTTGGTACTATATTAGTTGCTATCATTGCATTTGCAATTATTATCTGAAATATAATTAATATTATTTCACAAAAAAAACAAGAAAGCATTAAACAAATTCGAGATGGAAAATATAAATTGAAACAAGTTATGAATTTGCAAAAAAAAATTAATAAATATCAAGAAATATTAAATTCTAAAACAAAAATAAAAATAACGGGTAATTTAATTTTACTTATTAAATATATTTGATTAAAAATTAAAATTTTGTTAATTAAAATAAAAAGATATGATCAAAAAATTCAAAAACTGGAATGAAAGATATATCGTTTAAAAGATGAAATTAGATATGAAAAAAAATTACGTATAAATAACGCAAAATCTAAAAAAAGACTTGAGCAATTAAAAACTTTAATAATTAATAATGAAAAAAAACAACGTAAGCAAAGAATTCAAAACGCTTTAGTAAAGTTAGAAAATAAAGTCGAAAAACAACGTCTAGAAATAAATTGATATGATAATCATGCAAGACATATTCAAGAAAAAATAGATGGAATTGATGATTTAATTTTTAATTTAAAAAATAATCAATTAAATACTGCAAATATATCAAAAAAAAGTGAGCGTTGATATGCAAAAAAATATAAAGCATTAGAATTTAAAAAAGCAATTCTTATTGAGGGAAAAATAAAATATAAATTACGTATGGCAGTTAATAGAATAGAAGAAATTCAAAAAATTAAAACTAAAAAACAAGTTGACATTGCAGTAAAATTGAACGAGATAAAAAATAAAGTATTCATTAGAATTCCTTTGGTTTCTGAAATTAATATAGATAAAATGCAACAAAGATTAAATTTTTATCGACATAAATTAATTAATAAAGAGCAAAAATTAGATGATTTATATAAAGTTATTAGTAGAAAAATAGCTGAAATTTTAAATCCAGATAATGATAAATACAGACCTAAAATTTGAATATCCAGAAGTTGAAAATGACTAGTTGCTTTGATTGTGTTTGCTGCATCATTTACAGGGCTAACTGTTGCATATATTAGAAATAATATATATGATTTAATAATTGCAAATTGAGGAGAATATATTGATATAGATTTAATTGGTAAATTTGAAAACGAATTTAATGTTAATGTTAATTATCAAGAATATGATAGTAATGAAACATTGTATAATAAACTTTATACGATTGATTATGATGTTATGATGCCATCTGATTATATGGTTCAACGTTTAGAACAAGAAAACAGACTTGAAAAATTGAATGTTGATAAATTAAAAATGTGAGGCAAAACAGCTTCTAGTGATTATTATAATAAAAGTCAAGATAATAAAGATTTAGAAATATCATCTAAATTATTGGATGTAATGAGCAGTTCAAAAATAGAATCTGGTTCTAATGAAAATTTGAGTATAACAGATTATTCGGTTCCTTATTTTTGAGGTGATTTAATTGTAGTTGTGAATTCTACCCATGTTGGAATTAAAGATTGGCTGTTTAATACGTATAATGCAAAATTAACTGCAAATACGAGTAGTGAAATTGATGAAAGCAGTTTGAGTTGAGATATTTTTCAAAAGGCAGCAGATTCTGGGTTTAATGTGGTATTAAATTTTGATGCCAAAAATATTTTTCAAATTGGTTTACAGCAATTATACCAAACAGAAAATGCTAATGATTTAGCAGAAATTGATGCTGCATCAGTTTATGTAAAGAACTTGGTAACAAAAAATAATGTTTTTTTACAAGGCGATGAGTTAATGACAACTCTTGGTTCTGGTAATTTTGATATTGCAATGGTTTATAATGGCGATGCTATTTGATCAAATAAAGTATTTAATCATGAAGATGATGATAACGCAAGCAATGATAAAAGTAATATATTTTATTTTGGTAGACCAGGTAGAAATGGAATGGGAACTAATGTGTTTTCAGACAATATGGTTATGTCAAAAAATTCAAAACATAAGGATTTAGCTTATAATTTTATTAATTTTATGTATGAAAATGCTTTGGATAATACTAAATCAGTAGGTTTAACATCACCAGTTCAAAAAGCTATAGATGATGTTGTGATGGATGACCAATTTAAAAGATACGCAAGCATATATCAACCTTTAATTGATCAAAATACAAATTATAAAAGTGAAGCATTTAAATTTAATGCAAAAATAGATAACTATATGATGGATTTATTTAATTCCATAATTTCAGGAAAAAATTAG
- a CDS encoding Asp23/Gls24 family envelope stress response protein, with translation MTNKITQKVYDSIREAVVTVPGVISFVEFNKDENSVEVVKTTDTYKAIEVAYTDGMYRIRIHVMLIVGVNIPDVLIEIQVRVKYELERQSGFSENYLVDVVIDKLESLSV, from the coding sequence GTGACAAATAAAATAACACAAAAAGTTTACGATTCTATACGTGAAGCTGTAGTTACAGTTCCTGGAGTAATATCATTTGTTGAATTTAATAAAGATGAAAATTCTGTTGAAGTTGTAAAAACAACAGACACGTATAAAGCAATTGAAGTTGCTTACACCGATGGGATGTATAGAATACGAATTCATGTTATGTTAATAGTTGGCGTTAATATTCCAGATGTATTAATTGAAATTCAAGTTAGAGTTAAATACGAATTGGAAAGACAGTCTGGATTTAGTGAAAATTATTTAGTAGATGTAGTAATAGATAAACTGGAATCATTAAGTGTTTAA
- a CDS encoding lipoprotein produces MKRLLQILGVIGITLTGVSSVISCVSISLNNQKINLNSLYSLDSVNVYVDDNHNVEQKNIAEIIEYVMAQVEQRILKESPEAKLYTDFTTNAADVIKLMIFQ; encoded by the coding sequence TTGAAAAGATTATTGCAAATATTAGGGGTAATTGGAATTACGTTAACTGGTGTATCATCAGTTATATCTTGTGTTTCTATTTCTTTAAATAATCAGAAAATAAATTTAAATTCTTTATATAGTCTAGATTCTGTAAACGTTTATGTTGATGATAATCATAACGTTGAGCAAAAAAATATCGCCGAAATTATTGAATACGTAATGGCACAAGTTGAGCAAAGAATATTAAAAGAATCACCAGAGGCTAAACTTTACACTGATTTTACAACAAATGCAGCAGATGTAATAAAGCTGATGATTTTTCAGTAA
- the pgsA gene encoding CDP-diacylglycerol--glycerol-3-phosphate 3-phosphatidyltransferase has translation MFRIVAFTDFLDDWIARKYNQTTTFGKFADAAADKILNNSVIIIFAVMQILPIWMVLIGFIRDFTIDALRQILSSKNILMGAGPLGKWRTAIQMIGLFILFFINFHTFGGSWNETWIYDEYGWINQLALIPMYLATLFAIISMCDYINKNKKVILDSLKSDDPVSTNKENNT, from the coding sequence GTGTTTCGGATAGTTGCATTTACTGATTTTTTGGATGACTGAATTGCTAGAAAATATAATCAAACAACTACATTTGGTAAGTTTGCAGATGCAGCAGCAGATAAAATTTTAAATAATTCAGTGATTATTATTTTTGCAGTTATGCAAATATTACCTATTTGAATGGTATTAATAGGTTTTATTAGAGATTTTACAATAGATGCATTAAGACAAATTTTATCATCAAAAAATATATTAATGGGTGCTGGTCCTTTAGGCAAATGAAGAACAGCTATTCAAATGATTGGACTGTTTATCTTGTTTTTTATTAATTTCCATACATTTGGAGGTTCTTGAAATGAGACATGAATTTATGATGAATATGGATGAATTAATCAATTGGCTTTGATTCCAATGTATTTAGCTACTTTATTTGCCATTATTTCAATGTGCGATTATATAAATAAAAATAAAAAGGTGATTTTAGATTCATTAAAATCAGATGACCCTGTAAGCACAAATAAAGAAAATAATACTTAA